The Pichia kudriavzevii chromosome 3, complete sequence nucleotide sequence caaaaattcatgaaaaaaatgcaaagCCAGGCTATCGTTGTTCCTCAAGATATATATGtgtgtatatatatatagcCCACTCTTTAGGATTTGGGACTACGGAAGTAAAGAACTCAGCTACTCATGTAATATTATCCGACTGCCTTTCTATATTAGGCAGTTAACGTGATTAGACGAAGCCGCTTGACACTTTTGTGTTAGGTAATTTCCGCAATGATATATGAGCACGCAATTGCCCCACAAAAACATGATGACACGTTACTAGCGTACATTCAAACATATTCTTTGTTGATGCAGAGCATTTTGGTTAAAACCGCAACAATCGTTTAATATACCAAAAAGACAAATTCTGTTCAGCAATAAAAAAGTTTTCCTCTATCTGTATTGagagaaaaataattaAAAGCAAGATTTACAGTCTAGACGTGACATGTCAAATACCTCTTTCTGAGAAAATATTTGCCGCATAGCTGGTTTTCCCTTAAGCTTCTTCTAGAAAACATCCAACCCAGTGTCTGTGTTCCTTATGTCTATACAAGATCTTCAGATACATAGAATATGTACGATTAACTTATGTTTACTTGTGGATACCGTATACAAGATAAAGCCAGTCTATGTCCGGTTCTTTGTAATTCCGGCAATGCATATACACTATGGGTGCCTTGAAAGAatcatttcaaaatgtCACATCTACTGAACTTTGTAGAATAAACAGACCAAAAAACAACTGAGGCTGATTATGAAAACCGTATTATGCTTACATATACAAACTAATTATAATAGCAGCAATTTAGAAATTAGAACCAGCTAATAGAGAAGCAGCACTTTTGGCATCAATGCTTGATAACTGTTCACTCAATGACTCCTTCATTGTAGAGCTCTCGCTCATGGAAGAATCAGAATATGACTTTTTAGCCCAAGAATTCCACGAATCTTGATCACTAGGTTGCTTCTGATGAACTACTGAGTCAGGTAAATTTTCCCTCCCTAATCTACCTAAAGATTCTGAATGATTTATTAGCCTGTTGTTAATCAGAAGGTTAagcttttttctttcctgCAAAATTTGCTGTTTAGTCAGACTATGGAAAaacttcttgaaattgagaaCCAAATAGTCCGAGTACTCCTTTGATTCAATTAACATCTCATAGGTAGTTCTTTTAACTTGGTACCTGAGCTCTTTCTGATAATTGCTCGACATTTCCAAGTTTCTTATAGCCTCATCAACCCTGATTGGATCAATggttgatttcattttgagCTTGGTTATTGCTGAatgcttcttctttgtaGCTTCTTCTGCATTTATCAATTCCCTCATCAATAAATGTCTATTTGTCAATGCTTCCTTAATATTATATGTATCGTCTCTTACTTGGCCGAAAAACCGCAACAATTCGGCCGTTAAGCTCAAGTTTTTTATAAGGTCAGATTCGTTGAACATTGAAGTAAATCTAAAGAAACGCTTCCAAAGTTTTGACATGTCTTCATTAGATTCCATATTTGCCAGTTCACCCAATTGTGTTAAGAATTCGTTGCCATAATAACCAGCCTGCCTCTGGTACTTAATATActtctccaatttctcATACAATTTTGTGCAATTTAGATGGACCTCTTTGATCATGGGTCTATATCGTGCCAAGTCTTCACAACTATCATATGGTGGTTGAAATTGTTTTAGagtttttctctttaacCCAGTGGCTATGACAGAATTTGTTGACGGCTTGGTTTTCGATGGAACATAACCAAAATCACTTTGTTCGAAAAATAAGGCAAATTCTTTATTCTTCATCAGTATTGGATTAGAACAGATTCTATTGAACCAATCCTGAAATGTAAATGTGAGTGAGCTCACAAATTCAGGTGACATTGGTGTGAAGAGCGTGGGAATTTTGGGTAAACTAGGTACAAAAACTTCAATGTTGTTGTACATCAAAAATTTGTACAGGGATTCCACCTCTTTATAAGTTCGTCTAACATTTTTGTAAATCGGTTTACGGTAACCGCCTAGCTTAACTACCTTGGCATTGAATTTAAATATTGGATTTTTATGTGTATTGTTGCCATTACTTTCGATTTCTTGGATCTTAATAACCAATTGTCTATCTTTATTGAGCCTCTCAGGGAcatatttcttcaaatctaaCTCGGTTGGGAAATCACTGAAGCCGGAATCAGTGGCACCAGTGGATGGTGAAATAGTACCTTCTTCCTGTTGGATTGCCGCCACAGAGGCAGTGCTGGTATTTCCAACGGAGTGACTCTCTTGGGAGTCATCTTCAGCTTCAGCTACAGCTTCAGCATCatcttgttgttgctcAGAGTTGCTTTCCTCAACTTGTTGTGCTTGATAAGACAACGAACCAACATCACCATCTGCAAAAGGATTGTTATCAAAGTCATCAGGATCATACGGTATAGCAGACGACATGGTCGTGTTGGAGGAAAACTGCTTACTATTTGTTGTCagatatttatttttgatcTTCTAATAAATTTACAACACGCCATACTGCCTTCCACGATTAACTAATGGTTTGACGGCCCTCCCAACAAGAGGAGTTTTggggttttttttttccctaAGGGCAGCGCGGTATCTAATTTTAGGAGGCTCGGCATGATGCGAAAAAAGCTTTTTTAAGCTATTGTTGATACTTGTAAAGGCATAAATTCAAGGAATGCCTCATGTTTTAAAATTAATGTTATTATGCATACCCTGAATATTGTCGTAGTAGTAATAATTTAGTAATCATAAAGCTATAAAGTCGTTATTTATAATAAAAGTCGTTAAAAATCATGGGCATGTATTAAACCTTAGGGGAAAAGTTGATTCAAATCAGACAATGTTCATCAAGACATCATCCTTTGGCATATTGCCACTGTCACTGACAGCCCGATATGTGACATCGATCCATGGATTGTTTGAGTTGgattcaacatcaacttcaactttcCAATGCTCTCTATTCTGATACTCAGTCTCATCAAATCCGTGATTTGAGTTATCCTTAAAATGCCATCTATGGACACTGGATGTGCCATACTGGTTGGAAACCGACTCTTCACCATCCTTGGTAAAATTGTAGTCAATACCAGACATTTTAGTGATATCAGGCAACAAATGCCGCTTAACATGGTGTTGTAAATGTCTTCTGAACTTCTTGTTTAGTGAATTCATTTGAGGCTTGATTTTATCCTCGTTACCTCTTGTTTGGTTAACAATGAATGGAGGTAGATACTTGACATggatattcaaattatcaaattcattgtCCCAAGATTCGTCCATAATGTATCTCTCAAAGTCATCCAAGCTTTCAAAGTGCATCTCCTTGGAGTTTCGAACAGCTGGTGGCTTCTCAAGATGATCAATGTGGGTTGGTTCCATATGGACTGGCTTGttcatgtttttctttcccatcttgaataaaatatatTATGTTCAATTTAATAGGTTTTTATGGAATAGCTATATCAACAAAGTGCTATATATAAAAGTGTAAGCAGTGAATTGTGTGAAAAattgttattgtttgtttttttggaatttaAATAACTAGCCAATATACAATTACAACATTTTTTCTATATCTTGAAAGTGGGGAATATATAGCTATTTAAGTAATGAGAGGAGGTGGACTCAACATAGGAAATAGTGATGACCAACAATGGGGTTGGTAACATGAAGTGGAGTGACTTTTGTGATCCACTAAACTTCCGGCAGCCATTAGCACCAATTGACAACCATTATTGTCAACACGAAAAGGAACGACGCCTCCCTAGATTGTGAGAAATTAATTACAACAGTGAACAAGCAATCATTACATGTGGGGATCCCCACATCGGAACGAGAAGGTCACCCCACAGAAATAGATAAACAAGCCCTCTCTCTTATCTGTGACCTTCTTTGGAGCAGAAATTTTTTCACGCATCAGggggaagggggggggaaaTTCGTTTTGTTGGTAAAAGGCGTTACTGCTAGTGGTTGTGTATTTGTACAAGCGAAGTTTTGCCAAAACTATACCAGTAGCACAGCTTTAATGCGCTACTGCTGGCTCAAAAGACTATCGACCCGACTTTCCCTTTTCAGAACTACTTTAAAGAGACATGCGCCACACccagttttttttaatttttccaaGTGCACACGTGATAATGCGCCACATGATAATTTTACTTGTAAATACATGAAATTCAACGTAAGTGATTCAACGTAAAGAAGGTGGCATCAAATTATGGTGTTGCATCAATTTGTAAATTGGAACAATTTAGTTCgaatatatatttttaaatatatatttatatatttagTTATATTTGAGCTTACTCTTATAAAGACCAGCTCCTATTAAGCAATGGAGCTGTTACAGAATTTTATGAGTGCACCCCAAAGTGCCACTGAGAAAGAAGTGGACGATAATATAACTACTATTGTTGATAGGCTAGCACATGCTACTCTGGTTTCAGATAGACGAGGCGCAGTGTTGTCTTTGAAGAGCTACAGTAGACAGTATAGAGAAATTGTCATTGCCAAAGGTTTGAAGCAGTTACTAAATATACTACATCAAGATGCATTTGATGGAGATATTGTCAAAGCTGTATTAGAGACtctattgattttgtttatcaGGGGTGAAGGTAACAATGATTTAACTAGAGACTGGATTAACTCCCAAACAAGAGTCCAAAATGGGAAATatccttctccttcaattttgattcaaaatataaaaccCGATCAGTTCTCCCTTTGGATCGCTGATGAATTGACTCAAGATTTATCGAATTTGGAATTGCTCGTGGACATTCtagaatttgatgatattcACATCAAGATTTATACATTGCAGCTCCTTCAGGCATTGGTTTCGACCAGAAGCAAAAGAACTCAAGAATTGATTATGAAATCCCCAACTGCAATCTCAAAAGTCTGTCAAGTTTTagatgatgattatgaGCCAATAAGAAACGAGGCAATCTTGTTTTTGATGGGTCTTGCTAGAGATAGTTTTAACATCCAAAAGCTTGtggtttttgaaaacacttttgataaattatATAAGATCATCGACGAAGAAGGAGGTATTCAAGGTACTATTGTTGTTCAAGATTGTCTGTCGCTAATCACCAATTTATTGAGATACAACTCTTCGAATCAGAAGTTCTTTATTGAAACGAATTGCCTATCTCAACTACTAAATTTGATCAACCAATGCCTGGAGTCTAATACTCCATTTGTTTGGAATAACCAACGATTGGATAATCTCATATCAACATTAGAGACTTGCCGTTTGTTTGTCATTAAAGACACTCAAGATATTGCTCAAGCACAAGAGATTTTTGTTGATAGTGGTATTATGCTAGCATGCTTGAAATTAGTATTTTCCTTAAATATTCCTAACGAGATTAGAGTAACTTCATTATTGACAGTCTCAGATATTATTAGAGGTAATAATGAAGCTCAGTTTAAATTCTCTCAAGTGGATGTTCCATACTTGGATCCAAGTTTACCTTCAAGTGCccaaaaatttgaagatattgttCCGATTACTGTAGCATTATTGAATTGGTGCTTACACGTGAATTCGGTTCATTGTTTCGATATCCGATACGCCGCAGCTTATACATTGCATGCATTTTTTAAAGATAACATGGAGGCTAAAACCGCATTCATAGATGATCAAATATATACCTTTAATACACTCAATGGTGTTATTTCTTCCGAAACTGAGGAGGAGAATACTGTAAAcggaaaagaaagagaagaaaatgtCTCAGAGGGTAAAAATATTGTCGAAATATTGGGTAATGCAAGCTCGCATGTGGAAAATGGAGCTTTGGAGCTAAACGGTAATTCCATAGATATTGCAGAGGGTGCAACTGATACAACCGCAATCAATATTGATGCTTTAGAGTGTAAGGCAAACGTTTTTCAAACATTGATTCAAGTAGAAAACCATAAATTAAATCCCTATAAGGTTTGGTTTGCATCAGTGATCCTATTGTACATTTTTGAAGACTATACAGAGATTAAGAATAAACTCATCAAGGTGAAAATCAGTCTGCAAGAGCCGGATGATGTAAGTGGAGAAGGGGATGAAGACGAGGAGGAGGATGTAATTACAATAATCCCAGCGATTGCCCAGGCATTGTCCCTCTCTTTGAAACAATCTGATATTAGGGTCCCAATTTCCTACGTAATGCTTTTATCTAATTGGTGCTGGGAAAATTACAAAGCAGTCGATGAGTTTTTACGAGACTCATCCATTTTGGACCAATTACTAGCATACGTGGTTGATCCTGCAAACGATAGTGGATTAGTTCAAGGCTTAATCtctttcttgatttctATAATTTATGAGTTTTCCAGGAAAACTTCCCCAATCAGTCGTGTCCAATTACATCAACTTCTAGCTAAAAAAGTTGGAGTTCACTCTTTCAGTCTAAAAATTCAACAGTTTGTGAAAAATAGTTGTGTTGTGAAGTTCAAGGAATCCGATTggaaaaaaccaaaaagagaTGACTCTGGGTTACCCGAAGTTTActttgatgaaatattCATTGATCAAGTAAATGAAAATTCACAAAGGATGACTAGAGCTATCGGTAAAGATCCCGATAGCGAGCCCATAATAAAATTGGACTACTCATCGTTTGAAGATTTACAATCTAGGTTAGAAAATATTGTCCACGAATATGAGAGCTTTAAAGATGATGCAAATCTTAATGCAACCAAACAGTTGCAGGAAATTGAGAAGACATCTAAAgagtttgttgatttaTCTACTAGATACGAGAAATTATTGGTTGATCTAGAGGACGTCCAATCAGAGAAGGATAAACTATTGGAAAAGCTAAAGTATTCCACTGGTGAAATAACGAAACTAGAGAGCCAACAGAAAAGTTTGGAGGATAATATAACAGGTTTGAGAAAGGAACTTGAGGAATCAAAGAGTaaatggaaattttttgaagttgaaaacaagaagCTTCTAACGAAGTTGGCAGAAGCAGAAAAGGGCAAAAAGACAGCAGAAGATGGCATCAATAAAATGAGTAgagaattgatgaattttaccaaggaaaaaacaTCATCAGAGAAGAGGATCATCCAGTTAGAAAAGGATTTAATGTCATCCAGAGAACTTTTggataaaacaaaaaaggaTCTGAAAGCAGCTGCTCGGCAAAAGGATGATATAATTGgaaacttggaaaatcaaataaaaagctTGGATGTTGAATTAGATGCCCTTAAGGATGAGCATACCAAGTTAGTGAAGTCTGCATCCGAAAAAGATCTGAAACTTGCAGAGCTTGACGACAAATCATCCGATTTGTTGAGTAAGCTCAGGACTGCATCTGAAATCATTGAGAGTTTGAAGTCACAAAAGGATACCGCTAATTCTGACTTGTCCCAATATAAAGAACACGTATCTCTGGAATTGAAATCCTTGAAAAACTCGCTAGCTGAACTCAATAgagaaaagacaaagaccatagaggagaagaaacaaTTAGAAGCAAGAGTAGAAAGTTTACAGGATGAGTTGACTTCAACGATTGAGGAGTTCACCACCTTAGAACAGGAAAGTTCAAAGgagattgaaaacttgaattcCACGATTGAGAGCTTATCTGATGGGTTTGAAGCTAGCGAAGAAAGAACCAAAGAACTAGAGGCTGCTAACTTGGAGCTAAGGaaccaaattcaaaatatgcAAAAGAAATATGATGAGACTGTTGCTAAATATAAGGAGgagattgaaaacttgaaaagaCAGCATACTGTTGAAATcgaattgttgaagaacaaTCTGAACATTAGCGAGGGCCAGCAGTCAGAATTAGAATCCAAACTAGGAAAGGCAAACGAAGAAATCGTGAAATTAGCCAAAACGGTTGAAGAGAAATCTGCCTGCTTTAAGAAAATTAgtttagaaaaagaaaaagttatAGATGAAGTAAATAAATTGAGATTGGAGAAGGAAGAGCTTGAACAATCTTTAGAATACACAAAAAAGTCAAGCAGCGGGGAAATCGGAGATCTTGAGGGAAAACTGGAGAAATCAGCCGAACTTCTGAAGTCTAAACTAGCCGAGAATAAAAAACTCACAGAAAAATTAGACAATTTAGAACTATCCAAGACTAAAGAGTTACAAAATCTGAATAATTCCATCATTGATGTAACCAAAAAGCTCGAGGAGGCGGTGCACACCAaaaatgaacttgaaaatgaattgGTCTCGCTGAAAAAGTCATTTGAAGCTCATATAAAGGAGTCtaaagatgaaattgaaaagctTAATGGAATAAGGATAAGCTTAGTACAAGAGAAAGACTCCATTAATGAAATGTtaagtaaagaaaaagaagaaaaaattgccATTGTTTCTGAACTTGAAACGGCTATTGCATTGAGGCGTTCTGAGCTTGAGAATATCGATGCAAAATATTTGGGTTTACAGGCGAGACACGAGGAAGttttaaatgaaaaggCCTTGATTGTTTCCAAactaaaagaagaaactcaATCGattgaaaaactaaaaGCAGACTCGGATGCCAAAACAACTGCTATTACCCATGAATTAGAGAGCTTGAGATTGactaaagaaaaggagATTTCCAAGTTGCAAGCTGAGTTATCCTTTACCCACAATTCCCTTTCACAGAAAGATACTGAAAATTCCGCACTCCATTCGGAACATGAATCTTataaggaagaaaaaaaggttgaattgaaagaacTGCGTAAAGAGCTTGACAATATCACAGAATCACTAAAACTCTGTGAAGAAAAAGCCCATGAAAAGCAGACGATCTTTGATGAACTGATGAAGGGAAAGGAAACGGCTATCTCTCAACTAAAATTCGAATTAGAGGAAACAATATTAAAGCTAAACAAGATTGAATCTGATAGAACAGCTTTAGAGGATGAAATTGCTGCAATAAAAGTGGAAAAAGAATCGGAAATTTCTGAATTCCAAAGTAGAAATTTGGAAGCCACAgcttcaaataaagaattAGAGAAGCAAAATGAAGCTATACAGAACGAATTAACGGAATTGAGGGAATCCAAAAATGCCAAAATTTCTAAGTTGAGCGAAACAGTCAAATCTCTAAACTCAGAGATTGAAACATTGAAAAGATCGAATGAATCTTCTCTTAAAGAATTACAGGCGTctgaaaaagagaaggttAGTAAGATTACCGAGCTCAATGCCAAAATTGACGCTATTTCTAAAAGTTCAATGGCAGATGGAAAGAAAGCTAAAGTTGCCGAAGAAGAGAAGTCTAAGTTAGAAATAAAAGTTTCAGAACTTACCCtagaacttgaaaataCAAGAGAGAAGTTTGAATCTCACAAAAAGTCGTCTTCCGAATCCATCaagaaattagaaaatgcCAAGAAGTTAGATGAGGCtaagattgaaaaacttaaatTAGAAGCTGCAGAACTTGGAAAGGTCGTTGATACAAAGACTAAGAAAATAGAGGAGTTAGGATCCGAATTggaaaaactaaaattatcaaagtcTGCAGAAATAGATACACTGAACGAACAAGTAAAACATTTGAATAGTATTTTGGAGAACACAAAGTTATCT carries:
- a CDS encoding uncharacterized protein (PKUD0C08430; similar to Saccharomyces cerevisiae YDL058W (USO1); ancestral locus Anc_4.238), with the protein product MELLQNFMSAPQSATEKEVDDNITTIVDRLAHATLVSDRRGAVLSLKSYSRQYREIVIAKGLKQLLNILHQDAFDGDIVKAVLETLLILFIRGEGNNDLTRDWINSQTRVQNGKYPSPSILIQNIKPDQFSLWIADELTQDLSNLELLVDILEFDDIHIKIYTLQLLQALVSTRSKRTQELIMKSPTAISKVCQVLDDDYEPIRNEAILFLMGLARDSFNIQKLVVFENTFDKLYKIIDEEGGIQGTIVVQDCLSLITNLLRYNSSNQKFFIETNCLSQLLNLINQCLESNTPFVWNNQRLDNLISTLETCRLFVIKDTQDIAQAQEIFVDSGIMLACLKLVFSLNIPNEIRVTSLLTVSDIIRGNNEAQFKFSQVDVPYLDPSLPSSAQKFEDIVPITVALLNWCLHVNSVHCFDIRYAAAYTLHAFFKDNMEAKTAFIDDQIYTFNTLNGVISSETEEENTVNGKEREENVSEGKNIVEILGNASSHVENGALELNGNSIDIAEGATDTTAINIDALECKANVFQTLIQVENHKLNPYKVWFASVILLYIFEDYTEIKNKLIKVKISLQEPDDVSGEGDEDEEEDVITIIPAIAQALSLSLKQSDIRVPISYVMLLSNWCWENYKAVDEFLRDSSILDQLLAYVVDPANDSGLVQGLISFLISIIYEFSRKTSPISRVQLHQLLAKKVGVHSFSLKIQQFVKNSCVVKFKESDWKKPKRDDSGLPEVYFDEIFIDQVNENSQRMTRAIGKDPDSEPIIKLDYSSFEDLQSRLENIVHEYESFKDDANLNATKQLQEIEKTSKEFVDLSTRYEKLLVDLEDVQSEKDKLLEKLKYSTGEITKLESQQKSLEDNITGLRKELEESKSKWKFFEVENKKLLTKLAEAEKGKKTAEDGINKMSRELMNFTKEKTSSEKRIIQLEKDLMSSRELLDKTKKDLKAAARQKDDIIGNLENQIKSLDVELDALKDEHTKLVKSASEKDLKLAELDDKSSDLLSKLRTASEIIESLKSQKDTANSDLSQYKEHVSLELKSLKNSLAELNREKTKTIEEKKQLEARVESLQDELTSTIEEFTTLEQESSKEIENLNSTIESLSDGFEASEERTKELEAANLELRNQIQNMQKKYDETVAKYKEEIENLKRQHTVEIELLKNNLNISEGQQSELESKLGKANEEIVKLAKTVEEKSACFKKISLEKEKVIDEVNKLRLEKEELEQSLEYTKKSSSGEIGDLEGKLEKSAELLKSKLAENKKLTEKLDNLELSKTKELQNLNNSIIDVTKKLEEAVHTKNELENELVSLKKSFEAHIKESKDEIEKLNGIRISLVQEKDSINEMLSKEKEEKIAIVSELETAIALRRSELENIDAKYLGLQARHEEVLNEKALIVSKLKEETQSIEKLKADSDAKTTAITHELESLRLTKEKEISKLQAELSFTHNSLSQKDTENSALHSEHESYKEEKKVELKELRKELDNITESLKLCEEKAHEKQTIFDELMKGKETAISQLKFELEETILKLNKIESDRTALEDEIAAIKVEKESEISEFQSRNLEATASNKELEKQNEAIQNELTELRESKNAKISKLSETVKSLNSEIETLKRSNESSLKELQASEKEKVSKITELNAKIDAISKSSMADGKKAKVAEEEKSKLEIKVSELTLELENTREKFESHKKSSSESIKKLENAKKLDEAKIEKLKLEAAELGKVVDTKTKKIEELGSELEKLKLSKSAEIDTLNEQVKHLNSILENTKLSNNDLQTTFSSLKENASKQIDQLKDQCTSFEEKVEKLTKEKLDLEKKLDSLTTESTLTTESLNRQIVELENNLLEIKKKYDDVSRKMEELRLESEKKTETYQKEKSDLLGKIENDERTNKDLTSKLEESNVELVKANEELQAQTNEMRVKIEELKSQIEVLETEKQSVEKSTSIQLKECEGELKVKKTEIEELKKENTKLAKELEELSNDSEEIAKLRTEISELTEQLKSRNTEAENLTQKLKNDDFTIAKLNSELAVAKEQSEDLSSGKLKVENEINTMRTSLSKKLDEAQKKLKDEIEKRESMETQIKKSKTELEAANHSKVVEMEVLANMLEVKESEILKLKREVDSLKSSMSTLASDNASANEEKTNLLIEKERLITSLKEESSNLKERFSILTGEAKSKESESAALSAQLRTKESEYVLLEKKIDALLKEKEAMESKYGEGEKNEKALEKKLGEVTNKLNVTEEELREAKSTSETYKRDKQKLETDFEKTISEIKEQKLTLENELKTTQKSLSLMERKLLDSEKQLQNALTASENKNKEDLDTLRSKYEMEIATLTSTKNNELNKLVSEKEELGKSLSGSEGLKSTNAQLLSKIADMEKQMKSMIPQSELDEALMLLTEADEKKDDYKQKLINHGFIDDVSDGDLGDSDSDIDSDADENAT
- a CDS encoding uncharacterized protein (PKUD0C08420) — its product is MGKKNMNKPVHMEPTHIDHLEKPPAVRNSKEMHFESLDDFERYIMDESWDNEFDNLNIHVKYLPPFIVNQTRGNEDKIKPQMNSLNKKFRRHLQHHVKRHLLPDITKMSGIDYNFTKDGEESVSNQYGTSSVHRWHFKDNSNHGFDETEYQNREHWKVEVDVESNSNNPWIDVTYRAVSDSGNMPKDDVLMNIV
- a CDS encoding uncharacterized protein (PKUD0C08410; similar to Saccharomyces cerevisiae YOR132W (VPS17); ancestral locus Anc_5.466), whose protein sequence is MSSAIPYDPDDFDNNPFADGDVGSLSYQAQQVEESNSEQQQDDAEAVAEAEDDSQESHSVGNTSTASVAAIQQEEGTISPSTGATDSGFSDFPTELDLKKYVPERLNKDRQLVIKIQEIESNGNNTHKNPIFKFNAKVVKLGGYRKPIYKNVRRTYKEVESLYKFLMYNNIEVFVPSLPKIPTLFTPMSPEFVSSLTFTFQDWFNRICSNPILMKNKEFALFFEQSDFGYVPSKTKPSTNSVIATGLKRKTLKQFQPPYDSCEDLARYRPMIKEVHLNCTKLYEKLEKYIKYQRQAGYYGNEFLTQLGELANMESNEDMSKLWKRFFRFTSMFNESDLIKNLSLTAELLRFFGQVRDDTYNIKEALTNRHLLMRELINAEEATKKKHSAITKLKMKSTIDPIRVDEAIRNLEMSSNYQKELRYQVKRTTYEMLIESKEYSDYLVLNFKKFFHSLTKQQILQERKKLNLLINNRLINHSESLGRLGRENLPDSVVHQKQPSDQDSWNSWAKKSYSDSSMSESSTMKESLSEQLSSIDAKSAASLLAGSNF